In the Sarcophilus harrisii chromosome 1, mSarHar1.11, whole genome shotgun sequence genome, one interval contains:
- the LOC100930061 gene encoding olfactory receptor 1361-like, with amino-acid sequence MEEGNQTSISEFILLGLSNKPEQERLLFFLFLIMYLVTMLWNLLIILAIRTDSHLHTPMYFFLSNLSLVDICFTSSTVPKMLVNYITGNKAISYIGCLTQMFFFIWFAGLDSIILASMAYDRYVAICAPLHYTMIMTQKVCASLVAVCWCWACIDALIHTVSLTRLSFCGHNEISHFFCDLSTITRLACSDTSFNDLMVYTVGGLTTVMPFIGILISYTRIFIAVLKIPSTHGRKKAFNTCGSHLAAVCLFYGTIIEIYFNPTSTHTAQKDTASTVMYTVVTPMLNPFIYSVRNNDMKRTLRMLFIRKPGLSL; translated from the coding sequence ATGGAAGAAGGAAATCAAACAAGCATCTCCGAGTTCATCCTCCTGGGCCTTTCAAACAAGCCTGAACAGGAGAGACTTCTATTTTTCCTATTCCTGATTATGTACCTGGTCACCATGCTATGGAACCTGCTGATCATTCTGGCCATTAGAACTGACTCCCACCTTCACACCCCCATGTACTTCTTCCTCAGCAATTTGTCCCTCGTTGACATCTGCTTCACATCCAGCACTGTCCCCAAGATGTTAGTTAATTACATAACTGGAAATAAAGCAATTTCTTACATTGGGTGTCTGACACAAATGTTCTTCTTCATCTGGTTTGCAGGATTAGATAGTATTATCCTTGCTTCCATGGCCTATGACCGCTATGTGGCCATCTGTGCCCCATTACACTATACCATGATCATGACCCAAAAAGTCTGTGCCTCTCTAGTAGCAGTGTGCTGGTGTTGGGCCTGTATTGATGCCCTGATTCACACAGTCTCCCTAACCCGACTTTCATTCTGTGGCCACAATGaaatctctcatttcttctgtGATCTCAGTACGATCACAAGGTTGGCCTGCTCAGATACATCATTCAATGACTTGATGGTCTACACAGTAGGAGGACTGACAACTGTCATGCCCTTTATTGGCATCCTCATCTCCTACACTCGTATTTTCATTGCAGTCCTGAAGATCCCCTCCACTCATGGGAGAAAGAAAGCTTTCAACACTTGTGGCTCCCACCTAGCTGCGGTCTGTCTCTTCTATGGAACAATCATTGAAATTTACTTCAACCCCACATCCACCCATACTGCCCAAAAGGACACAGCATCAACTGTCATGTACACTGTAGTCACCCCCATGCTGAACCCTTTCATCTACAGTGTAAGGAACAATGATATGAAAAGAACCCTGAGGATGCTTTTCATCAGAAAACCAGGCCTCTCCCTATGA